In Rana temporaria chromosome 3, aRanTem1.1, whole genome shotgun sequence, a single window of DNA contains:
- the LOC120933417 gene encoding gastrula zinc finger protein XlCGF71.1-like, translating into MMDGAGEKPFPCTECDKSFTAKTYLINHKRIHTGEKPFMCSECDKSFSQKGYLIQHLRIHTGEKPYHCSECDQKFSQQNTLTKHKMIHTGVKPYQCTECDKYFSNKANLTRHQMIHTGEKPFRCSECNKCFSQIFSLDKHQRIHTGEKPFRCSECNKCFSEISSLYKHQRVHTGEKPFRCSECNKCFSEISSLYKHQRIHTGEKPFRCSECNKCFTNKSNLIDHQRIHTGEKPFRCSKCAKCFAQKSHVTHHLKIHT; encoded by the coding sequence ATGATGGATGGAGCAGGTGAAAAGCCATTTCCTTGCACTGAATGTGACAAATCCTTTACAGCAAAAACATATTTAATTAATCATAAGAGGATTCATACAGGGGAAAAGCCATTTATGTGTTCAGAATGTGACAAGAGCTTCTCACAAAAGGGTTATCTTATTCAGCATCtgaggattcacacaggagagaagccatatcattGTTCTGAATGTGACCAAAAATTTTCACAACAAAATACATTGACTAAACACAAGATGATTCACACAGGAGTGAAGCCGTATCAGTGTACTGAATGTGATAAATATTTTAGCAACAAAGCAAACCTCACAAGACATCAGatgattcacacaggagagaagcctttcagatgttcagaatgtaacaaatgcttCTCACAAATATTCAGTCTCGATAAACAtcagaggattcacacaggagagaagcctttcagatgttcagaatgtaacaaatgcttCTCAGAAATATCCAGTCTCTATAAACATCAGagggttcacacaggagagaagcctttcagatgttcagaatgtaacaaatgcttCTCAGAAATATCCAGTCTCTATAAACAtcagaggattcacacaggagagaagcctttcagatgttcagaatgtaataaatgttttacaaataaatcaaaTCTGATCGATCACCAGAGGatacacacaggagagaagccatttaGATGTTCAAAATGTGCAAAGTGCTTCGCACAAAAGTCACATGTGACTCACCacctaaaaatacatacatag